tgcacACGGGCCCGGGGCGCTGCCCTGGGAAGGACAGGGGGTCCCGGGAACAGCAGCATGGGAACGCCGCAGGATTTTGATACGAGTGCTGCAAATGcctgcaggaatgctgctctCATCCATTTCCCGGGCTGTGCAGAGTGGGCTCCGTGTGTGGCTGTTGCACTGCTGTACAGGCTGCTGTACCTGCTTCCTTGGCTTCCCACAGGGCTGTGGCGTTTCTTCTTTCTGAGCTTTGTTTACCGTGTTCTGTTTGCTGTGCATGTTTTCTTAACGTGAATGTTGAAGCGCGTGCCTTTGTCTTTTAGTAAAGACGATAAAAAGGGCCAGGCCTGCTTTgcacattttctgcattttcatgaGTTTTATACCATGACCTTTGCACTGAGGGTGTACTGTATGAACTCTGATGGTGCAAATGAGGGCTGAGAGGTGTACAAAGAACTGTATAGGcgataataataaataaagcttCTTTTAAGTGCACAAAACCGGACTTTGTCTTGCACATGGGAATAGAactcaaaaaaatatttgaaaacgCCGCCACCTAAGGGGCCGCCCGTGGGGCACGTTCGGCGagcgccgcagccccgggacCGCTGCGAGCTGCCCGGTCACAGCGCGGGGCTGTCCCGGGATCGCTGCGAGCTGCCCGGTCACACCGCGGGGCTGTCCCGGGATCGCTGCGAGCTGCCCGGTCACACCGCGGGGCTGTCCCGGGATCGCTGCGAGCTGCCCGGTCACACCGCTGGGGGCAGTGGCCTGAGGGCTGACGGGCGCTCAGCCTGAGGCTCTGACCTGAAACAGCCGGCGGCCCAAGCCGGAGCCGCGGCGCTGCAGCTGCCCCGCTCCCGTCCTTGCCCGTGTCCCCGGGTCCGGGGACGCCCGGCGGCAGCCGCAGAGCCCGGGCCCGGTTCCGCCGCCCCGGCCGGGAGCGCTTCCCCCGGAAGCCGCGGggcggagccgccgctgcccgcaGCCGCCATGGCCTCGCGGCTGCTCCTGCGGGCCGTGCGGCCGCTGctggccggggccgggcggggcccCGGGCTCGGCACCGCGTTCGGCACCGCGCCGCCCCCCGAAAAGAAGCGGTGGCTCCGGGCGTACCTGGAGCTGCAGCGGCTGCAGGCGCCTCCACAGCGGCGGTGAGCGGCGGGAGAGGCGGGCGGGGCTCGGAGAAGGGCTGCGACGGCcccaaaaagggggaaaatcagAACGTTTCGGTCCCGTCTGCTCACGCTTTGGAGCTGAATGGGTTGAGCTTCGCAGGCTGGCATAGTCCGGGGTCGAACGGGGCAGGCAGACGGGGATGCGGAACCGACAGTGTCTGACCCCAGGGATTTAAATAGTGGGTTTGGTATTCAAGCTCCATTTCATTTCTCGTGCCCTTTGGAAAGGCGCGGGGCGGGTAACGCGGTCTGTTCCTGAGCTGGTTCCCTTTCCGCGCCCGCAGGTCCGAGAAGCCCAACTGGGATTACCACGCGGAGATCCAAGCCTTCAGCCACCGGGTGCAGGAAAACTTCGCCCTGGACCTTCTGAAGACTGCGTTTGTTAACCCCTGCTACATCGAAAGCGAAGAGGCGAGGCGCcggcagctggggctggacaAGGACGCGGTCGCTCTTCAGCTGCAGGACAACACCGGCCTTGCGGAGCGAGGGCTGCGCTTCGCCCGCGCTTACCTGGCGCACTGCTTTGAAGGCGCCTACCCAGAGTTACCTGCAAAGGGCATAGAAGCGCTGGTTAATTTTCTTACCAGTCAGGAACTTGTGTCCTATGTGGCTCAAAACCTGTCCATACAGGACCTGGCGCTTTGCAGGGATTTTCCTGTCCCACCAGACGTGCTGCAGAGGACGTTCCTCGCTGTGATAGGAgccctgctggaaagcagcgGGCCCGAGAGAACCGGGATCTTTGTCAGGGTAGGTTCAGTGAATGCTGGTTTGTACCTGGATGGGGAGAGATCCGGGGAGGTTGGCAGAAGTTTGACGATACCTGTAACAAGACAATTTAACAATGAGatctggtggtggtggtggtcagctggggttttgggggtggggaTTTTCTTGGGGGCTTTTTCATTAAGAAGGCTGATCAAGTACATGAAATCATACACTTCTGGATTATGATGGTGATATTAATATTCGCTGAAAGTTACTAAGGGAAAGCATTATATTCCATGCACTATATTATCAGATAATGAAATTATTCCATGTGAGATTTCGTATAtcttcaattttaaaaagctccATTCTAAATAAACAGGGATGAGTTCATAGGCTTTGCACACAGGAGTACAAGCCCCCGAAGATATTtcatacagaaatatttgattGAAACTCCATGTGACAAAGCAACAGCTATTGTTGTTTCAGTCATCCTTTTCACttagttttaattttgcaatGGAGAAGTGtttgttaaaatgtttttcctgatACAAAAGCATTGAGAGGTGTCTGTAAGAGCAAGGAGCTCTTACAGACAAGAGAGTGATCCCAACAGGTGAATGACCCGTGCATTTGTACATTCCCAGGTAttgccccagctcctctgctgccacagcttgtccctcaggctggagctgtcccttccctggggctggggctgactTTGCCCTGGGCACAAGTCTGTCAGTGGCTAAACCGCAGTCAGAGACTCCgagcactgggatggggcaCTCAGCTGCACTGAGGCAGCTTTATCGTTCATTTCAGCAATTCATCATCAGTTATTGTCTCTTCATACTGTGTTTTTATTAGGACACGCCAGAATCTCAAGCCATTAATTGTAACCTCTAAATTTTCTTGTTTAGGACTTTTTTATTCCCCAGCtgattggaaaagacctgttTGAGATCTGGGAAGTTGTAAATCCTATGGGCTTACTGCTGGAAGAACTGACCAAGAGGAATatctctgctccagagccaaGAATTACCAGGCAGCTGGGAGTCAGCACAGTTCTGCCAGTCTACTTTGTTGGGTTGTATTGGTTAGTGCAATAGTAATCTAAAGTTAAATGGCTTTAATTGGaggagtgggaaggagggaagatgGTCTTTTACTTTTCTACTCATGCTTTTTGGTCAAGTTGttccagaaaagaaacatgATAGTAAGCCCCATATAAAATGAGCCATTTAAGCATTGGCCATAGCTTGCTGTGGTGACACAACCAGTCTCTGATTAAGGGCTCCAGAGGCTAAACAGAGTGCACCAAAGAGCCTGGGTGTGTTCTGAGTCACCTGACACAGGAACTTCGGGAGCAGCATAACTGCATGGCTTTGGAGGGACCACAGCTGTATCCAGGGCTTAGGCAAGCATAAGGAGACATCAGGGGAGGTGGGATGGAAGAGACACTCATTTTAAGTTCCAGAGAAGCTTGTAAGTTTGAAAATCAGTAGCACTGTAAGCTGGGCCATAGGAGTGTCTGTGTCCAGGCACAACTTAGGAGGTGCCAGTTGTCCCTGGTGCATTTGTGTCAGGTGTGGTCAGTGCCCAACAGTGACTGTGCTCCTGTGGGGCTGGACAGAATCCAatcactgctgctttcctgaaggagctgcagatgaACACATGCCTTAACTTGTTCTGCTTTACCCTGCTTTGGCTGCTGTACCTTCTTAAATGTcttataaaaaagaaaggaacttTGATTGTTTCTCTTCGGGAATCCCTGGTGTTGCTTCATGAACTGCTCCTATTTAGTGTATGCCCATAGGTGTTTGTTAAACAGACATGAGCACATAATTCACAACAGAGAGAGTTTCTCTGTCAGTCTTTTTG
The genomic region above belongs to Motacilla alba alba isolate MOTALB_02 chromosome 9, Motacilla_alba_V1.0_pri, whole genome shotgun sequence and contains:
- the MRPL44 gene encoding 39S ribosomal protein L44, mitochondrial, which translates into the protein MASRLLLRAVRPLLAGAGRGPGLGTAFGTAPPPEKKRWLRAYLELQRLQAPPQRRSEKPNWDYHAEIQAFSHRVQENFALDLLKTAFVNPCYIESEEARRRQLGLDKDAVALQLQDNTGLAERGLRFARAYLAHCFEGAYPELPAKGIEALVNFLTSQELVSYVAQNLSIQDLALCRDFPVPPDVLQRTFLAVIGALLESSGPERTGIFVRDFFIPQLIGKDLFEIWEVVNPMGLLLEELTKRNISAPEPRITRQLGVSTVLPVYFVGLYCDKKLLAEGPGETLLAAEEEAARVALRKLYGYTENRRPWDYSKPKQGLAAEKAISSN